A part of Brachybacterium faecium DSM 4810 genomic DNA contains:
- a CDS encoding acetyltransferase (PFAM: Acetyltransferase (GNAT) family): MYPPKESTVPVVSIRPSIGAAEYPTLAAIWRGAVDATHTFLADADRDAIEATLQSDYFPAVTLSVAECDGQPAGFSGVLDGALEMLFVDAMHRGRGIGTALLAHAIRDHGVTTVDVNEQNVSAVGFYAHRGFEVIGRSETDEACRPYPLLHLRLGAPS; this comes from the coding sequence ATGTACCCGCCGAAGGAGTCCACCGTGCCCGTTGTGAGCATTCGGCCGTCGATCGGAGCTGCGGAGTATCCGACGCTCGCTGCAATCTGGCGTGGAGCCGTGGATGCGACCCACACCTTCCTGGCAGACGCGGATCGGGACGCGATCGAGGCCACGCTGCAGTCTGACTACTTCCCGGCGGTCACCCTCTCGGTCGCGGAGTGCGACGGTCAACCGGCTGGGTTCTCGGGCGTGCTCGACGGCGCGCTGGAGATGCTGTTCGTCGATGCGATGCACCGTGGCCGTGGAATCGGCACGGCCCTTCTGGCCCATGCGATCAGGGACCACGGTGTCACCACCGTCGATGTCAACGAGCAGAACGTCTCGGCTGTGGGCTTTTACGCTCACCGGGGGTTCGAGGTCATCGGTCGCAGCGAGACCGATGAGGCCTGTCGGCCGTACCCCTTGCTCCACTTGAGGCTCGGCGCGCCGTCCTGA